A section of the Humulus lupulus chromosome 2, drHumLupu1.1, whole genome shotgun sequence genome encodes:
- the LOC133818459 gene encoding uncharacterized protein LOC133818459 produces MKKPGLLAASVAVASASAYFDSSYSSSFVCNPSVQFSHKGGEGENKNSSGETKISKDKFAPRFNGLRFIETLITAHR; encoded by the exons ATGAAAAAACCAGGTCTTTTAGCGGCCTCAGTCGCCGTCGCTTCTGCTTCTGCCTACTTTGATTCCTCTTATTCTTCAAGTTTCGTTTGCAACCCTTCTGTTCAATTTTCTCACAAG GGAGGAGAAGGAGAAAATAAGAATTCATCGGGTGAAACGAAGATCTCAAAGGATAAATTTGCCCCAAGGTTTAATGGGTTGAGATTTATTGAGACGCTTATCACTGCTCATAGATAA